A section of the Chryseobacterium scophthalmum genome encodes:
- a CDS encoding L,D-transpeptidase, which translates to MKNLTLKKSIFYTLFFALCLTSCKKEEAVDQNQQQTSSSEEIAKNTANPDSIKTKPVEESAPPMMQENGFYNAFAIPKDKKLRDSLYAIFSKKYTERERYAILALNRLDSKSKWNSDTLVVPAKIDTTLMAYSPFPMQLDVLSDVKKFVIFSYPIQAYGVYSNGALVKWGPTSMGKKAAQTDRGLMFANWKKKLAISTVKSEWKLPYNFNIHNTHGIGWHQYDLPGYPASHSCLRLLMKDAIWLYNYADTWILNPGGATTKAKGTPVMVFGDYGWGKRKPWRNLLNDPNANNISVEEMTKLIQPNVEKMVFEQTNREKISDSIKAAKASQAALQETETSEN; encoded by the coding sequence ATGAAAAACCTAACTTTGAAAAAATCAATATTTTACACTTTATTTTTTGCATTATGTCTTACTTCCTGTAAAAAAGAAGAAGCTGTAGACCAAAATCAGCAACAGACCTCTAGCTCAGAAGAAATTGCAAAAAATACCGCTAATCCTGATTCTATCAAAACAAAACCGGTAGAAGAATCTGCGCCGCCAATGATGCAGGAGAACGGATTTTACAATGCTTTTGCAATCCCAAAAGATAAAAAACTGAGAGATTCTCTGTATGCGATTTTCAGTAAAAAATATACAGAAAGAGAACGATATGCAATTTTAGCATTAAACAGATTAGATTCCAAAAGCAAATGGAATTCTGATACATTGGTGGTTCCTGCAAAAATAGACACCACTTTAATGGCATATTCACCTTTCCCAATGCAGCTTGATGTGTTGAGTGATGTGAAAAAGTTTGTCATATTTTCATATCCTATTCAGGCTTACGGAGTATATTCAAACGGAGCTTTGGTAAAATGGGGACCAACAAGTATGGGAAAAAAAGCAGCTCAGACCGACAGAGGTTTGATGTTTGCGAATTGGAAAAAGAAACTCGCAATTTCCACGGTAAAAAGCGAATGGAAACTTCCTTATAATTTTAATATTCACAATACCCACGGAATAGGATGGCATCAGTATGACCTTCCAGGTTATCCTGCGTCTCACTCTTGTTTGCGATTGTTGATGAAAGATGCGATTTGGTTATACAATTATGCAGATACATGGATTTTAAATCCGGGTGGGGCAACCACAAAAGCGAAAGGTACACCAGTAATGGTTTTCGGAGATTACGGATGGGGAAAAAGAAAACCATGGAGAAATCTTCTGAATGATCCCAATGCCAACAATATTTCAGTTGAAGAGATGACGAAACTGATTCAGCCCAATGTTGAAAAAATGGTTTTCGAGCAGACCAATCGTGAGAAAATATCAGATTCTATAAAAGCAGCAAAAGCTTCACAAGCAGCTCTTCAGGAAACTGAAACTTCAGAAAACTAA
- a CDS encoding formyltransferase family protein, whose translation MTASKIVVLCNNRMAIPALQALASQGRLCALGVPEANTDVIDFCSMLSKQSGIPLLIIKKEKLSAQLEELITKTNAQFIFTMTFPWKIPAEVLNKHQGKFYNFHYGLLPEMRGADPVFESIRSGAKETGITVHAIENKIDKGAIILKKILPLSINMTHGVLCTNLSWLGANLLSELLILLKNDSKGIKQDEGNAKYFAKPVAADVCISWQKHDAKTIEALSRACNPWNKGAYTQWNGWNIRVVEATVIHETSPQSEIPGTILSLDENNGLIVKCNNETQLRLDIIYTDEGFMSGHKLFAFGMKKGSRFVNL comes from the coding sequence ATGACAGCATCCAAAATAGTAGTTTTATGCAACAATCGCATGGCGATTCCAGCTTTGCAGGCTTTAGCTTCGCAAGGTCGACTTTGTGCTTTGGGAGTGCCGGAAGCAAATACAGATGTCATTGATTTCTGTTCAATGCTTTCAAAACAGTCCGGAATACCATTATTAATAATTAAAAAAGAAAAGCTTTCTGCTCAGCTGGAAGAATTGATCACTAAAACAAATGCTCAATTTATTTTCACCATGACGTTTCCCTGGAAGATACCTGCGGAAGTTTTAAATAAACATCAGGGTAAATTCTACAATTTTCATTACGGATTATTGCCTGAAATGAGAGGCGCAGATCCTGTTTTTGAGTCAATCAGAAGTGGTGCAAAAGAAACTGGGATTACCGTTCATGCCATTGAAAATAAAATTGATAAGGGAGCAATTATTTTGAAAAAGATTTTACCTCTTTCAATAAATATGACTCACGGTGTACTTTGTACCAACTTGTCATGGTTGGGAGCAAATTTATTAAGTGAACTTTTAATCTTATTAAAAAATGATTCTAAAGGCATAAAACAAGACGAAGGTAATGCTAAATATTTCGCAAAACCTGTAGCTGCAGATGTTTGTATTTCTTGGCAAAAGCATGATGCTAAAACCATCGAGGCTCTATCTAGAGCGTGTAATCCGTGGAATAAAGGAGCATACACACAATGGAATGGCTGGAATATAAGAGTGGTGGAAGCTACAGTAATTCATGAAACTTCACCTCAGTCTGAGATTCCCGGAACTATTCTGTCGTTAGACGAAAATAATGGACTCATTGTAAAATGTAATAATGAAACTCAACTTCGATTAGATATCATCTACACAGATGAAGGATTTATGAGCGGTCACAAATTGTTTGCTTTTGGTATGAAAAAAGGCAGCCGGTTTGTGAATCTTTAA
- a CDS encoding PDZ domain-containing protein, with protein sequence MNAQNNFEIKHGNKVVIPFKLINNLIFIPINVNGAELTFLLDTGVTENTIFSLEDKEIKLSSMEKMKFSGLGGNRSIEGFKSDLNTGKIGKNFVNDSLMVYIIQDEEFNISSHIGIPVNGFIGYHFFKDHPIIIDYISKKITVYKDRALFEKKIKKFDDFTISIEKSKPYISADVEMINNKKASKLLIDIGNSDAIWLFPTLIKDFVYNRPNIDDFLGRGFNGDIYGKRSRIHGFFLGDFKFEKPLTAMPDEFSIQHLNLVQERKGSVGGEIMRRFTVAFDYPNGKLYLRKNKNYDDPFHFNMSGLDFKQDGLQWEKDYLTVKTQNEKSTTGEIQAFNSNLQYKFVLKPIFSLAGVRKDSPAYKAGLKKDDTLITINGKKTSEMTLNKIMEMMKSEEGKTINMTVNRKGQELKFSFNLEDPIPYQE encoded by the coding sequence ATGAATGCCCAAAATAACTTTGAAATTAAACACGGAAATAAAGTAGTGATTCCGTTTAAGCTGATTAATAATTTAATCTTCATTCCTATTAACGTCAATGGTGCAGAACTCACTTTTTTACTTGATACCGGAGTAACAGAAAATACTATTTTCAGTCTTGAAGACAAAGAAATAAAGCTAAGCTCGATGGAAAAAATGAAATTTTCCGGGCTTGGTGGCAACAGAAGTATTGAAGGATTTAAATCTGACCTTAATACCGGAAAAATCGGAAAAAACTTTGTCAACGATTCTCTGATGGTTTACATTATTCAGGATGAAGAATTCAATATTTCTTCACACATCGGAATTCCCGTGAATGGATTTATTGGGTATCATTTCTTTAAAGATCATCCTATTATTATAGATTATATATCAAAAAAAATTACTGTTTATAAAGACCGTGCTCTTTTTGAAAAGAAGATTAAAAAATTTGATGATTTCACAATTTCTATTGAGAAAAGCAAGCCTTACATTTCTGCTGATGTAGAAATGATTAACAATAAAAAAGCTTCAAAATTGCTTATCGACATTGGCAATAGCGATGCAATCTGGTTATTCCCTACTCTGATAAAAGATTTTGTCTACAACAGACCCAATATTGATGATTTTTTAGGCAGAGGTTTTAATGGTGATATTTATGGCAAAAGAAGTAGAATACATGGGTTCTTTTTAGGAGATTTTAAATTTGAAAAACCTTTAACCGCAATGCCGGATGAATTTTCTATTCAGCATCTTAATTTAGTACAAGAAAGAAAAGGCTCTGTTGGAGGAGAAATTATGCGTCGATTTACTGTCGCTTTTGATTATCCGAACGGAAAACTATATCTTAGAAAAAATAAAAATTATGATGATCCCTTTCATTTTAATATGAGCGGGCTCGATTTTAAGCAAGATGGTCTTCAATGGGAAAAAGACTATTTAACGGTTAAAACTCAAAATGAAAAATCAACAACAGGAGAAATTCAAGCTTTTAACAGTAATTTACAATACAAATTTGTTTTAAAACCCATCTTTTCGCTTGCTGGTGTACGAAAAGATTCTCCGGCATATAAAGCAGGGCTGAAAAAAGATGATACTTTAATCACCATCAACGGAAAGAAAACTTCAGAGATGACGCTAAACAAAATCATGGAAATGATGAAATCTGAAGAAGGAAAGACAATCAATATGACTGTAAACAGAAAGGGTCAAGAGTTGAAATTTTCGTTTAACTTAGAAGATCCCATTCCCTATCAAGAATAA
- a CDS encoding alpha/beta hydrolase, with protein MNLDYIVREPENISSITPILFMLHGYGSNEQDLFSFRESLPADWIIVSFRAPKPTQFEGYSWFDIDFNNPEQFIDIDQAKEVLESVLQNIMAITNKYGLTRNKTHLCGFSQGGILCYSLALKYPELFNYVACLSSYPEEKLLTDIVKDKKKLENLRFFVSHGTDDAIIPMDWGRKAADLLYDLSCYFTFREYMSGHGVNQKNYIDLMEFFSK; from the coding sequence ATGAATTTAGATTATATCGTAAGAGAACCCGAAAATATTAGTTCGATTACCCCCATTCTTTTCATGCTTCACGGTTATGGTAGCAATGAGCAAGATCTTTTCAGTTTTAGAGAAAGCCTTCCGGCAGACTGGATTATTGTGAGTTTCAGAGCTCCAAAACCTACTCAGTTTGAAGGATATTCTTGGTTTGATATCGACTTCAACAATCCTGAACAATTTATAGATATCGATCAGGCAAAAGAAGTTCTTGAAAGTGTTCTGCAAAATATCATGGCAATTACCAACAAATATGGTCTCACTAGAAATAAAACACATCTTTGCGGATTCAGCCAAGGTGGAATTTTGTGTTACAGTTTAGCTTTAAAATACCCTGAGCTTTTTAATTATGTTGCTTGCTTAAGTAGTTATCCTGAAGAAAAACTGCTTACTGATATTGTAAAAGATAAAAAGAAATTAGAAAATCTACGTTTCTTTGTTTCTCATGGTACAGACGACGCCATTATTCCTATGGATTGGGGAAGAAAAGCCGCAGATCTTCTGTATGATTTGAGTTGTTATTTCACATTCAGAGAATATATGAGCGGTCATGGTGTCAACCAAAAAAATTATATTGATCTGATGGAATTTTTCTCAAAATAA
- a CDS encoding ABC transporter substrate-binding protein: MKIALLLPRSVIYPSMSFDMMDGFKQALKNIGLEGHHEIVSAGIGVAAKHEEIYERCEQFLLEGADIIIGYINPISAEFIHSLFESSGKTLIVLDSGYHFPAFQGRLSNAYFVSLQGGLCTRVITHKAIEEGHTNFAFTCSFYDAGYRPSYIYPAAVEEKGGAIGFNHVTSLRREDFTLAPLTEYLEQQKETAVLATFCGDMADDFFRAGNDLVSNHSVYGTGFTSDEAWLSKMPYPGSDWSSAVAWSKTLKTPENETFVNIMNGIKEGKANLFSLLGWEAALFIAFENENFDGITINSPRGKVYMNPENRFTEASVYYATVSKDETTDNCLLKDVEVASVTESERESLNNNIKYIQSIEANSWLNAYACLES, translated from the coding sequence ATGAAAATAGCTTTACTTTTACCACGATCTGTTATTTATCCTTCAATGTCTTTTGATATGATGGATGGCTTTAAGCAAGCGTTGAAAAATATCGGCTTGGAAGGTCATCACGAAATCGTATCGGCGGGAATAGGCGTTGCAGCAAAACATGAAGAAATTTATGAACGTTGTGAGCAATTCCTTTTAGAAGGTGCGGATATTATTATTGGATACATCAATCCTATTTCGGCGGAGTTTATTCACTCACTTTTCGAATCTTCAGGCAAAACATTAATTGTTTTAGACAGTGGATATCATTTTCCTGCTTTTCAGGGAAGGCTTTCCAATGCGTATTTTGTATCTCTTCAGGGAGGTTTGTGTACAAGAGTTATCACTCATAAAGCAATTGAAGAAGGGCATACGAACTTTGCGTTTACGTGTTCTTTTTACGATGCAGGTTATCGTCCGTCTTACATCTATCCGGCTGCCGTTGAAGAGAAAGGAGGTGCAATAGGTTTTAATCATGTTACCTCTTTGCGTCGTGAAGATTTTACTTTAGCTCCACTTACAGAATATCTTGAACAGCAAAAAGAAACCGCAGTTTTAGCAACATTTTGTGGCGATATGGCAGACGATTTTTTCAGAGCTGGGAATGATCTTGTAAGTAATCATTCGGTGTATGGAACAGGTTTTACATCTGATGAAGCCTGGCTTTCGAAAATGCCATATCCGGGAAGCGACTGGAGTTCTGCAGTAGCTTGGTCTAAAACTTTGAAAACACCAGAAAATGAAACTTTTGTAAATATAATGAATGGTATTAAAGAAGGTAAAGCCAACCTTTTCTCTTTATTGGGATGGGAAGCTGCTCTTTTTATTGCGTTTGAAAACGAAAATTTCGATGGCATTACTATCAATTCGCCACGTGGAAAGGTTTATATGAATCCTGAAAATAGATTCACAGAAGCTTCGGTTTATTACGCAACGGTTTCAAAAGATGAAACTACAGATAATTGTCTTTTGAAAGACGTTGAGGTTGCCTCGGTGACAGAATCTGAGCGTGAAAGTTTAAATAATAATATTAAATACATTCAAAGTATTGAAGCTAATTCTTGGCTTAATGCTTATGCGTGTTTAGAATCATAA
- a CDS encoding T9SS type A sorting domain-containing protein, producing the protein MKNFYSKIKTLTKAVLIAGSSLLGFTANAQTTLLAGDIAFTSYDSTPLTGVGDKFSFVLLTNISAGTIISFTDRGYQGSGTWQAAGGSESAITWISSTAIPMGTEVHIVGLVASTYNPVTSTSTTNGTVTVTDGSSLNGLSLANTGDQIIAFQGGNGSISASGAYCIAGINYLYYPGGGTTTAGWNVGVPTGPNSSLMPPGLVGGTSAFYTGAQSGNIVAQSGKFNCTGTPTTTAASVRSAVMTMGNWSLLASAGTTAYSGCQFIGSNPVITGNPPNRTICSGGNTTFSITATGATSYQWYQNTGSGFIALANGAPFSGVTTSTLTITGATGTMSGYQYRCVATNSSGSATSNSATLTVSSISATTTKTNVSCNGGNNGTATVTASGGIAPYTYSWSPSGGTAATATGLGVGVYTVTVTDNLGCSTTATATITQPTAISGTTVVTNIACNGGSTGAINLTPTGGTAPYTFNWGGGITTEDRTGLSAGTYTVTITDANGCTGTVSATVTQPTAMSATTSQTNISCNGGTNGTASIVVTGGTAPYTYSWSPSGGTAATATGLTAGAYTVTVTDANLCTITRTVTITQPTAISGTTVVTNIACNGGSTGAINLTPTGGAAPYTFNWGGGITTEDRTGLAAGTYTVTITDANGCTGTVSATVTQPTAMSATTSQTNISCNGGTNGTASIVVTGGTAPYTYSWSPSGGTAATASGLSAGAYTVTVTDANACTITRTVTITQPTAISGTTVVTNIACNGGSTGAINLTPTGGAAPYTFNWGGGITTEDRTGLAAGTYTVTITDANGCTGTVSATVTQPTAMSATTSQTNISCNGGTNGTASIVVTGGTAPYTYSWSPSGGTAATASGLSAGVYTVTVTDANACTITRTVTITQPTAISGTTVVTNIACNGGSTGAINLTPTGGTAPYTFNWGGGITTEDRTGLVAGTYTVTITDANGCTKTVSATITQPTAMSATTSQTNISCNGGSNGTASIVVTGGTAPYTYSWSPTGGTAATASGLAAGNYTVTVTDANACTITRTVTITQPTAMSATTSQTDISCNGGTNGTASIVVTGGTAPYTYSWSPSGGTAATASGLSAGTYTVTVTDANACTITRTVTITQPTAMSATTSQTNISCNGGTNGTASIVVTGGTAPYTYSWSPSGGTAATATGLGVGAYTVTVTDANACTITRTVTITQPTAISGTTVVTNIACNGSSTGAINLTPTGGAAPYTFNWGGGITTEDRTGLSAGTYTVTITDANGCTGTVSATVTQPTAMSATTSQTNISCNGGTNGTASIVVTGGTAPYTYSWSPSGGTAATASGLTAGAYTVTVTDANLCTITRTVTITQPTAMSATTSQTNISCNGGSNGTASIVVTGGTAPYTYSWSPSGGTAATASGLSAGTYTVTVTDANACTITRTVTITQPTAMSATTSQTNISCNGGSNGTTSIVVTGGTAPYTYSWSPSGGTAATASGLSAGTYTVTVTDANACTITRTVTITQPTAMSATTSQTNISCNGGSNGTANIVVTGGTAPYTYSWSPSGGTAATATGLSAGTYTVTVTDANACTITRTVTITQPTAMSATTSQTNISCNGGSNGTANIVVTGGTAPYTYSWSPSGGTAATASGLAAGTYTVTVTDANACTITRTVTITQPASAVSGTTVVTNIACNGGSTGAINLTPTGGTAPYTFNWGGGITTEDRTGLAAGTYTVTITDANGCTGTVSATVTQSSAVAAPTGAAVQSFNLGNTLSALVVTGQNIKWYASATDAANHTGSLPITTVIVNNTTYYATQTVGVCESTASLAVLAYNASLSVGNAIKPNSDMQIYPNPVIDILNISGEEKIIKLAIYAADGRKVTEKTLSKNERSINVHSLVQGVYLIQVFTKDDVKTFKFIKR; encoded by the coding sequence ATGAAAAATTTTTATTCAAAAATCAAAACGCTGACAAAGGCGGTCCTCATAGCAGGATCGTCATTGTTGGGCTTTACAGCTAATGCGCAAACAACCCTCTTAGCAGGGGATATTGCGTTTACAAGCTATGATTCTACTCCTTTAACAGGAGTGGGAGACAAGTTTTCTTTTGTTCTGCTTACAAATATTTCGGCAGGAACAATTATTAGCTTTACCGATAGGGGATATCAAGGCTCTGGAACATGGCAAGCTGCCGGAGGATCAGAATCCGCCATTACTTGGATAAGTAGTACGGCAATTCCCATGGGAACAGAAGTACATATAGTAGGACTTGTAGCTTCCACTTATAACCCGGTAACCAGCACATCAACCACAAATGGTACTGTTACAGTTACTGATGGTTCATCCCTCAATGGTCTTTCATTAGCCAATACGGGGGATCAGATTATTGCATTTCAGGGAGGTAACGGATCTATTTCAGCAAGCGGAGCTTACTGTATTGCAGGAATTAACTACTTGTATTATCCAGGAGGAGGAACTACAACTGCAGGATGGAATGTGGGAGTTCCAACAGGTCCTAATTCTTCATTAATGCCTCCCGGACTTGTTGGAGGAACAAGTGCATTTTATACAGGGGCGCAATCAGGAAATATTGTTGCTCAATCAGGGAAGTTTAACTGTACAGGTACACCAACTACTACAGCAGCTTCAGTACGTTCGGCGGTAATGACTATGGGGAACTGGTCGCTTTTAGCTTCTGCAGGTACAACGGCGTATTCAGGATGCCAGTTTATAGGTAGTAACCCAGTAATTACAGGAAACCCACCAAATAGAACAATCTGTTCTGGCGGAAATACTACGTTTTCTATTACTGCAACAGGTGCCACTTCTTATCAATGGTACCAAAATACAGGTAGTGGTTTTATTGCTTTAGCCAATGGAGCACCGTTTTCGGGAGTTACAACAAGTACTTTAACGATAACAGGAGCAACAGGAACAATGAGCGGATATCAATATCGTTGTGTTGCAACTAATTCTTCAGGTTCGGCAACTTCAAATAGCGCAACATTAACGGTTTCATCTATTTCTGCAACAACAACTAAAACAAATGTATCATGTAATGGAGGTAACAATGGTACTGCCACGGTTACTGCATCTGGAGGAATTGCCCCTTACACTTACTCATGGTCACCAAGTGGTGGAACCGCAGCAACAGCAACAGGATTAGGTGTAGGAGTTTATACAGTAACAGTTACTGATAATCTTGGATGTTCTACTACTGCAACTGCTACGATAACTCAACCTACAGCAATCTCAGGAACAACAGTAGTTACAAATATTGCATGTAACGGAGGTTCAACCGGAGCTATTAACTTAACTCCAACCGGAGGAACAGCACCTTATACTTTCAACTGGGGAGGAGGAATCACCACAGAAGATCGTACAGGATTATCTGCAGGAACTTACACAGTAACCATTACTGATGCAAACGGATGTACAGGAACGGTAAGTGCTACTGTAACTCAGCCAACAGCAATGAGTGCAACGACTTCTCAAACGAATATTTCATGTAACGGAGGAACTAACGGAACAGCAAGTATTGTTGTAACGGGAGGAACAGCACCTTATACTTACTCATGGTCACCAAGCGGTGGAACTGCAGCAACAGCAACAGGATTAACTGCAGGAGCTTATACAGTGACAGTAACAGATGCGAATCTATGTACAATCACAAGAACAGTAACAATAACTCAACCTACAGCAATCTCAGGAACAACAGTTGTTACAAACATTGCATGTAACGGAGGTTCTACAGGAGCTATTAATTTAACACCAACAGGAGGAGCAGCGCCTTATACTTTCAACTGGGGAGGTGGAATTACTACAGAAGATCGTACAGGATTAGCAGCAGGAACTTATACAGTAACCATTACTGATGCTAACGGATGTACAGGAACAGTAAGTGCTACTGTAACTCAGCCAACAGCAATGAGTGCAACGACTTCCCAAACGAATATTTCATGTAATGGAGGAACTAACGGAACAGCAAGCATTGTTGTAACGGGAGGAACAGCACCTTACACTTACTCATGGTCTCCGAGTGGTGGAACTGCAGCAACAGCTTCAGGATTATCTGCAGGAGCTTATACAGTAACAGTAACAGATGCTAATGCATGTACAATTACAAGAACAGTAACAATTACTCAACCAACAGCAATCTCAGGAACAACAGTAGTTACTAATATTGCATGTAACGGAGGTTCAACCGGAGCTATTAACTTAACTCCAACAGGAGGAGCAGCGCCTTATACTTTCAACTGGGGAGGTGGAATTACTACAGAAGATCGTACAGGATTAGCAGCAGGAACTTATACAGTAACCATTACTGATGCTAACGGATGTACAGGAACAGTAAGTGCTACTGTAACTCAGCCAACAGCAATGAGTGCAACGACTTCTCAAACGAATATTTCATGTAATGGAGGAACTAACGGAACAGCAAGCATTGTTGTAACGGGAGGAACAGCACCTTACACTTACTCATGGTCTCCGAGTGGTGGAACTGCAGCAACAGCTTCAGGATTATCAGCAGGAGTTTATACAGTAACAGTAACAGATGCTAATGCATGTACAATTACAAGAACAGTAACAATTACTCAACCAACAGCAATCTCAGGAACAACAGTAGTTACGAATATTGCATGTAACGGAGGTTCAACCGGAGCTATTAACTTAACTCCAACCGGAGGAACAGCACCTTATACTTTCAACTGGGGAGGAGGAATCACTACAGAAGATCGTACAGGTTTAGTAGCAGGAACTTACACAGTAACCATTACTGATGCAAACGGATGTACCAAAACAGTAAGTGCTACCATCACTCAGCCAACAGCAATGAGTGCAACAACTTCTCAAACAAACATTTCATGTAACGGAGGATCTAACGGAACAGCAAGTATTGTTGTAACGGGAGGAACAGCACCTTATACATACTCATGGTCTCCAACAGGAGGAACAGCAGCAACAGCTTCAGGATTAGCTGCAGGAAATTATACAGTAACTGTAACGGATGCAAATGCATGTACAATTACGAGAACGGTAACAATCACTCAGCCAACAGCAATGAGTGCTACAACTTCTCAAACGGATATTTCATGTAACGGAGGAACTAACGGAACAGCAAGTATTGTTGTAACGGGAGGAACCGCACCTTACACTTATTCATGGTCTCCAAGCGGTGGAACTGCAGCAACAGCTTCAGGATTATCAGCAGGAACTTATACAGTAACAGTAACGGATGCAAATGCATGTACAATTACGAGAACGGTAACAATCACTCAGCCAACAGCAATGAGTGCAACAACTTCTCAAACAAATATTTCATGTAACGGAGGAACTAACGGAACAGCAAGTATTGTTGTAACGGGAGGAACAGCACCTTATACTTATTCATGGTCACCGAGCGGTGGAACTGCAGCAACAGCAACAGGATTAGGTGTAGGAGCTTATACAGTGACAGTAACAGATGCAAATGCATGTACAATCACAAGAACAGTAACAATTACTCAGCCTACAGCAATCTCAGGAACAACAGTTGTTACAAACATTGCATGTAATGGAAGTTCTACAGGAGCTATTAATTTAACACCAACAGGAGGAGCAGCACCTTATACTTTCAACTGGGGAGGTGGAATCACTACAGAAGATCGTACAGGATTATCTGCAGGAACTTACACAGTAACCATTACTGATGCTAACGGATGTACAGGAACAGTAAGTGCTACTGTAACTCAGCCAACAGCAATGAGTGCAACGACTTCTCAAACGAATATTTCATGTAATGGAGGAACTAACGGAACAGCAAGCATTGTTGTAACGGGAGGAACAGCACCTTATACTTATTCATGGTCACCGAGCGGTGGAACTGCAGCAACAGCTTCAGGATTAACTGCCGGAGCTTATACAGTGACAGTAACAGATGCGAATCTATGTACAATTACGAGAACGGTAACAATCACTCAGCCAACAGCAATGAGTGCTACAACTTCTCAAACGAACATTTCATGTAACGGAGGATCTAACGGAACAGCAAGTATTGTTGTAACAGGAGGAACAGCACCTTACACTTATTCATGGTCACCGAGCGGTGGAACTGCAGCAACAGCTTCAGGATTATCTGCAGGAACTTATACAGTAACAGTAACGGATGCTAATGCATGTACAATTACGAGAACGGTAACAATCACTCAGCCAACAGCAATGAGTGCAACGACTTCTCAAACGAACATTTCATGTAACGGAGGATCTAACGGAACAACAAGTATTGTTGTAACAGGAGGAACAGCACCTTACACTTATTCATGGTCACCGAGCGGGGGAACTGCAGCAACAGCTTCAGGATTATCAGCAGGAACTTACACAGTAACTGTAACGGATGCTAATGCATGTACAATTACGAGAACGGTAACCATCACTCAGCCAACAGCAATGAGTGCTACAACTTCTCAAACAAACATTTCATGTAACGGAGGATCTAACGGAACAGCAAATATTGTTGTAACGGGAGGAACAGCACCTTACACTTACTCATGGTCACCGAGCGGTGGAACTGCGGCAACAGCAACAGGATTATCAGCAGGAACTTACACAGTAACTGTAACGGATGCAAATGCATGTACAATTACGAGAACGGTAACTATCACTCAGCCAACAGCAATGAGTGCAACAACTTCTCAAACAAACATTTCATGTAACGGAGGATCTAACGGAACAGCAAATATTGTTGTAACGGGAGGAACAGCACCTTACACTTACTCATGGTCACCGAGCGGTGGAACTGCAGCAACAGCTTCAGGATTAGCCGCAGGAACTTACACGGTAACAGTGACAGATGCTAATGCATGTACAATCACAAGAACAGTAACAATTACTCAACCTGCATCAGCGGTTTCAGGAACAACAGTAGTTACGAATATTGCATGTAACGGAGGTTCAACCGGAGCTATTAACTTAACTCCAACCGGAGGAACAGCACCTTATACTTTCAACTGGGGAGGAGGAATCACTACAGAAGATCGTACAGGTTTAGCTGCAGGAACTTACACAGTAACCATTACTGATGCAAACGGATGTACAGGAACAGTAAGTGCGACAGTAACTCAATCAAGTGCAGTAGCAGCTCCTACTGGAGCGGCAGTACAAAGCTTTAATTTAGGAAATACTTTAAGTGCTTTAGTAGTTACCGGGCAGAATATCAAGTGGTATGCTTCTGCTACGGATGCGGCAAACCATACGGGAAGTTTACCAATCACCACAGTGATTGTAAATAACACAACGTATTATGCAACTCAAACAGTGGGAGTTTGTGAGTCTACAGCTTCATTGGCTGTTCTTGCTTACAATGCGAGTTTAAGTGTAGGTAACGCTATAAAACCAAACTCAGATATGCAAATTTATCCTAATCCGGTAATAGATATCCTTAACATAAGTGGAGAGGAGAAAATTATAAAATTAGCGATTTATGCAGCTGACGGTAGAAAAGTTACCGAGAAAACATTATCTAAAAATGAAAGAAGCATTAATGTTCATTCATTAGTTCAAGGAGTTTACTTGATTCAGGTATTCACTAAAGATGATGTTAAAACATTTAAGTTTATAAAAAGATAA